The following proteins come from a genomic window of Mycobacterium sp. DL:
- the efp gene encoding elongation factor P, translating to MASTADFKNGLVLQIDGQLWQIVEFQHVKPGKGPAFVRTKLKNVLSGKVVDKTYNAGVKVETATVDRRDATYLYRDGSDFVFMDSEDFEQHSLAESLVGRAAGFLLESMPVQIAFHDGAALYLELPVTVEVLVASTEPGLQGDRSSAGTKPATLETGAEIQVPLFVNTGDKLKVDTRDGNYLGRVNA from the coding sequence GTGGCATCGACCGCAGACTTCAAGAACGGGCTCGTCCTGCAGATCGACGGCCAGCTCTGGCAGATCGTCGAGTTCCAGCACGTCAAGCCTGGTAAGGGTCCGGCCTTCGTGCGGACGAAGCTGAAGAACGTGCTGTCCGGGAAGGTCGTCGACAAGACCTACAACGCCGGGGTGAAGGTGGAGACCGCGACGGTGGACCGCCGGGACGCCACGTACCTGTACCGCGACGGCTCGGACTTCGTGTTCATGGACAGCGAGGACTTCGAGCAGCATTCGTTGGCCGAGTCGTTGGTCGGCCGGGCCGCGGGGTTCCTGCTGGAGAGCATGCCGGTGCAGATCGCGTTCCACGACGGGGCGGCGCTGTACCTCGAGTTGCCGGTGACGGTCGAGGTCCTGGTCGCGTCCACGGAGCCGGGCCTGCAGGGTGACCGGTCCAGCGCGGGCACCAAGCCCGCAACTCTGGAGACCGGCGCCGAGATCCAGGTCCCGTTGTTCGTCAACACCGGCGACAAGCTCAAAGTGGATACCCGTGACGGCAATTACCTGGGAAGGGTCAATGCCTGA
- a CDS encoding aspartate carbamoyltransferase catalytic subunit, with translation MKHLLAAADLGRDDATAILDNADRFRQALLGREVKKLPTLRGRTIITMFYENSTRTRVSFEVAGKWMSADVINVSASGSSVAKGESLRDTALTLRAAGADALIIRHPASGAAQQLAAWTLDEDGGPSVINAGDGTHEHPTQALLDALTIRQRLGAVEGKRVVIVGDVLHSRVARSNVALLHTLGAEVVLVAPPTLLPVGVDSWPVTVSNDIDAELPLADAVLMLRVQAERMNGGFFPSSREYSVRYGLSEKRQAQLAEHAVVLHPGPMLRGMEIAHSVADSPQSAVLQQVSNGVHVRMAVLFHLLVGSEAEAISA, from the coding sequence GTGAAGCACCTACTTGCCGCGGCCGACCTGGGTCGCGATGACGCCACGGCGATCCTCGACAACGCCGACAGGTTCCGCCAAGCCCTGTTGGGCCGGGAGGTCAAGAAGCTTCCCACCCTGCGGGGCCGCACGATCATCACGATGTTCTACGAGAACTCCACCCGCACCCGGGTGTCGTTCGAAGTGGCCGGCAAGTGGATGAGTGCTGACGTGATCAATGTCAGTGCCTCGGGATCCTCTGTGGCCAAGGGGGAATCGCTGCGGGACACCGCGCTGACCCTGCGGGCCGCAGGTGCCGACGCGCTGATCATCCGCCACCCGGCATCGGGTGCCGCGCAGCAGCTCGCCGCGTGGACGCTGGACGAGGATGGCGGGCCGTCGGTCATCAACGCCGGCGACGGCACCCACGAACACCCCACCCAGGCTCTGCTCGACGCGTTGACGATCAGGCAGCGTCTGGGCGCCGTCGAGGGCAAGCGGGTGGTGATCGTCGGGGACGTGCTGCACAGCCGGGTGGCCCGCTCCAACGTGGCGCTGCTGCACACCCTCGGCGCGGAGGTGGTGCTGGTCGCCCCGCCCACCCTGCTCCCCGTCGGCGTGGACTCCTGGCCGGTGACCGTGTCCAACGACATCGACGCCGAACTGCCGCTGGCCGATGCCGTGCTGATGCTGCGCGTGCAGGCCGAACGGATGAACGGCGGGTTCTTCCCGTCCTCTCGCGAGTACTCGGTGCGCTACGGCCTGTCCGAGAAGCGCCAGGCGCAGCTGGCAGAGCACGCTGTGGTGTTGCACCCGGGGCCGATGCTGCGGGGTATGGAGATCGCGCATTCGGTGGCTGATTCCCCACAATCTGCAGTACTGCAACAGGTTTCCAATGGCGTGCACGTCCGAATGGCGGTGCTGTTCCACCTGCTCGTCGGGTCCGAGGCGGAAGCGATCAGCGCATGA
- a CDS encoding serine hydrolase domain-containing protein, protein MNLDRNKASIVEAIDAGLLAGAVTLVWHAGEVVQVNELGQRDVDAQLPMQRDTIFRIASMTKPVTVAAAMSLIEEGKLTLSDRVATWLPELADMRVLIDPRGPLDRTVPAQRYITVEDLMTHRSGLAYMFSVVGPLSDAYRKLPTRQDQDRWLAELSALPLVHQPGERLTYSHATDVLGIVLSRIEGKPLSEVLGDRVLRPLGMSDTGFSVGPSGRRRAATMYQLDGDNTLRHDVMGPAPIADPPFCTGGAGLWSTADDYLRFARMLLGGGTLDGARVLSEKSVELMRTDRLTDEQKRQDFLGAPFWIGRGFGLNLSVVTDPTKSRQLFGPGGPGTFSWPGAYGTWWQADPSADVILVYLIQNLPNLTVDAAAAVAGNTSLAKLQSAQPKFVRRTYEGLDL, encoded by the coding sequence ATGAACCTCGACCGCAACAAGGCCTCGATAGTGGAAGCCATCGACGCGGGCCTGCTGGCGGGAGCGGTCACGCTGGTCTGGCATGCCGGTGAGGTGGTCCAGGTCAACGAGCTCGGTCAACGCGATGTCGACGCGCAGCTACCGATGCAGCGCGACACCATCTTCCGGATCGCCTCGATGACCAAACCCGTCACGGTGGCGGCCGCGATGTCGCTGATCGAGGAGGGGAAGCTCACACTGAGCGACCGGGTGGCCACGTGGCTGCCCGAGCTCGCGGACATGCGGGTGCTGATCGATCCCCGGGGTCCGCTCGATCGCACGGTGCCCGCGCAGCGGTACATCACCGTCGAAGATCTGATGACGCACCGCAGTGGTCTGGCGTACATGTTCTCGGTGGTCGGGCCGCTGTCGGACGCCTACCGGAAGCTGCCCACACGGCAGGACCAGGATCGGTGGCTCGCCGAGCTCTCGGCGCTGCCCCTGGTTCATCAACCAGGTGAGCGCCTGACCTACAGCCACGCCACCGACGTCCTGGGCATCGTGTTGTCGCGTATCGAAGGCAAACCGCTGAGCGAGGTGCTCGGCGATCGGGTCCTGCGCCCGCTGGGCATGTCGGACACCGGTTTCAGCGTCGGCCCGTCGGGCCGCCGTCGGGCGGCCACGATGTATCAGCTCGACGGCGACAACACGCTGCGCCACGACGTGATGGGACCCGCACCCATCGCCGATCCCCCGTTCTGCACCGGCGGTGCCGGACTCTGGTCGACGGCCGACGACTACCTGCGTTTCGCCCGGATGCTGCTCGGCGGCGGCACCCTCGACGGCGCCCGCGTGCTGTCCGAAAAATCTGTGGAGCTGATGCGCACCGACCGGCTGACCGACGAGCAGAAGCGCCAGGATTTCCTCGGCGCACCGTTCTGGATCGGTCGCGGCTTCGGACTGAACCTGTCCGTGGTGACCGACCCGACGAAGTCCCGCCAGCTCTTCGGCCCGGGCGGCCCGGGAACCTTCTCGTGGCCAGGCGCCTACGGCACGTGGTGGCAAGCCGACCCATCGGCCGACGTCATCCTGGTGTATCTCATCCAGAACCTCCCCAACCTGACCGTCGACGCCGCGGCTGCCGTCGCCGGCAACACCTCGCTGGCGAAACTGCAAAGCGCGCAACCGAAATTCGTCCGGCGCACCTATGAGGGCCTCGATCTGTAG
- a CDS encoding Xaa-Pro peptidase family protein, which produces MTISQRRDRLRQRLATAEIDALLVSDLVNVRYLSGFTGSNAALLILADDETPVLATDGRYRTQAAVQATGAEIVIERACGPHLVSRAADAGIRRVGFESHVVTVDAFAALTRAAGERCELVRAGGTVEGLREVKDAGEVALLRLACEAADAALKDLVDRGGLRPGRTEKDVRRELEALMLDHGADGPSFETIVATGANSAIPHHRPTDAVLAAGDFVKIDFGALVCGYHSDMTRTFVLSPIAQWQQDVYDLVAAAQRAGREALAPGVLLSDVDAASRAVIGDAGFADNFGHGLGHGVGLQIHEAPGINATAAGTLLAGSAVTVEPGVYLPDRGGVRIEDTLVVGSDADDTPDLLTRFPKELAIL; this is translated from the coding sequence GTGACTATTTCCCAGCGCCGCGACAGATTGCGCCAACGCCTGGCGACGGCCGAAATCGACGCTCTGCTGGTATCGGACCTGGTCAACGTCCGTTATCTGTCCGGATTCACCGGCTCGAATGCGGCACTTCTGATTCTCGCCGATGACGAAACGCCGGTGCTCGCCACCGATGGGCGCTACCGCACCCAGGCTGCAGTGCAAGCGACCGGCGCCGAGATCGTCATCGAACGGGCCTGCGGGCCGCATCTGGTGAGCCGGGCCGCTGACGCCGGCATCCGCAGGGTGGGTTTCGAGAGCCATGTGGTGACCGTCGACGCGTTCGCCGCGTTGACACGCGCGGCGGGTGAGCGCTGTGAGCTGGTGCGTGCCGGCGGCACGGTGGAGGGTCTTCGCGAGGTCAAAGACGCCGGGGAGGTCGCGCTGTTGCGGTTGGCCTGCGAGGCGGCCGACGCCGCGCTGAAAGACCTGGTGGATCGCGGCGGGTTGCGGCCGGGTCGCACCGAGAAGGACGTCAGGCGTGAGCTGGAGGCGTTGATGCTCGACCACGGCGCCGACGGGCCGTCGTTCGAGACCATCGTCGCGACCGGTGCCAACTCGGCGATCCCGCATCACCGGCCCACGGACGCGGTGCTGGCCGCAGGCGACTTCGTCAAGATCGACTTCGGTGCCCTGGTGTGCGGTTATCACTCCGACATGACACGGACCTTTGTGCTCTCGCCGATCGCGCAGTGGCAACAGGACGTCTACGACCTGGTCGCCGCCGCGCAGCGGGCCGGCCGGGAGGCGCTCGCGCCCGGCGTCCTGCTGAGCGACGTCGACGCGGCGTCCCGCGCGGTGATCGGCGACGCGGGCTTTGCCGACAACTTCGGCCACGGCCTCGGGCACGGCGTGGGTCTGCAGATCCACGAAGCGCCGGGAATCAACGCCACGGCCGCCGGTACACTGCTTGCTGGCTCCGCGGTGACCGTGGAGCCAGGTGTTTATCTGCCCGACCGTGGCGGCGTCCGAATCGAGGACACGTTGGTCGTCGGCAGTGATGCGGATGACACCCCCGACTTGCTGACCCGGTTCCCCAAGGAACTGGCGATCCTCTAG
- the pyrR gene encoding bifunctional pyr operon transcriptional regulator/uracil phosphoribosyltransferase PyrR, which produces MSAADVGRTIARIAHQIIEKTALDGADAPRVVLLGIPTRGVTLASRLASHIAEFSGVDVGHGALDITLYRDDLMSKPPRALEATSIPDGGIDGALVVLVDDVLYSGRSVRSALDALRDVGRPRAVQLAVLVDRGHRELPIRADYVGKNVPTSRAENVKVRLAENDGHDGVRIAPYGGPPR; this is translated from the coding sequence ATGTCCGCTGCGGACGTCGGCCGCACCATCGCTCGCATCGCGCACCAGATCATCGAGAAGACCGCGTTGGACGGCGCTGACGCCCCCCGCGTCGTACTGCTGGGCATTCCGACCCGCGGCGTCACCCTGGCCTCCCGCCTGGCCAGCCACATCGCCGAGTTCAGCGGTGTCGACGTCGGCCACGGAGCCCTGGACATCACGCTCTACCGTGACGATCTGATGAGCAAGCCGCCGCGCGCGCTCGAGGCCACCTCGATACCCGACGGCGGGATCGACGGAGCGCTGGTGGTGCTCGTCGACGACGTGCTGTACTCCGGGCGCTCGGTCCGATCGGCCCTCGACGCGCTGCGCGACGTCGGCCGCCCGCGAGCCGTGCAGTTGGCGGTGCTCGTGGACCGCGGGCACCGGGAGCTACCGATCCGCGCCGACTACGTGGGCAAGAACGTGCCGACCTCGCGGGCCGAGAACGTCAAGGTCCGCCTCGCCGAGAACGACGGCCACGACGGCGTCCGGATCGCACCCTACGGAGGGCCTCCCAGGTGA
- a CDS encoding shikimate dehydrogenase, with translation MSTGRRRAAVLGSPIAHSRSPQLHLAAYRALGLDGWTYDRIECTGEQLPGVVGGFGPEWVGVSVTMPGKFAALRFADDATDRAKSVGSANTLVRSPAGWHADNTDIDGVVGALAGVAVSDRAMVVGSGGTAPSVVVGLVGLGAQHISVAARNADKAAPLVDLAIRCGVRAQWSDVGGAGLADAVAGVDVVVNTVPADAVAPYAPVLAATPVLLDAIYDPWPTPLAAAVLAAGGRVISGLQMLLNQAFTQVEQFTGLPAPKEVMTAALGVEH, from the coding sequence GTGAGCACCGGTCGCCGCCGCGCGGCCGTGCTCGGCTCCCCGATCGCGCACTCGCGATCTCCACAGCTGCACCTGGCGGCCTATCGTGCGCTCGGACTCGACGGCTGGACCTACGACCGGATTGAATGCACCGGCGAGCAACTGCCCGGTGTGGTCGGTGGATTCGGCCCGGAATGGGTGGGGGTATCTGTGACGATGCCGGGTAAGTTCGCTGCGCTGCGCTTCGCCGACGACGCCACCGACCGCGCGAAGTCGGTCGGGTCGGCCAACACCCTGGTGCGTTCGCCGGCAGGCTGGCATGCCGACAACACCGACATCGACGGTGTGGTGGGTGCGCTGGCCGGGGTGGCGGTGTCGGACCGCGCGATGGTGGTCGGTTCGGGCGGTACCGCGCCCTCGGTGGTCGTGGGACTGGTCGGGCTTGGTGCGCAACACATCTCGGTGGCAGCCCGCAACGCCGACAAGGCGGCGCCGCTGGTCGACCTGGCGATCCGCTGTGGCGTCCGGGCGCAATGGTCTGACGTCGGCGGCGCGGGGCTGGCGGATGCGGTGGCCGGCGTGGACGTCGTGGTGAACACCGTGCCCGCCGACGCTGTCGCGCCCTACGCGCCTGTCCTGGCGGCGACACCGGTTCTGCTCGATGCGATCTACGACCCGTGGCCCACCCCGCTCGCCGCGGCAGTGCTGGCCGCCGGAGGCCGGGTGATCAGCGGGTTGCAGATGCTGCTCAACCAGGCGTTCACGCAGGTCGAGCAGTTCACCGGCCTGCCGGCGCCGAAGGAAGTGATGACGGCCGCCCTCGGCGTCGAGCACTGA
- the aroC gene encoding chorismate synthase — MLRWTTAGESHGRALVAMVEGMVAGVQVTSQDIAGELARRRLGYGRGARMKFEQDQITVLAGLRHGLTLGGPIAIEIGNTEWPKWETVMAADPVDPAVLADSAARNAPLTRPRPGHADYAGMLKYGFDDARPVLERASARETAARVAAGSVARAFLKQAFGVEIVSHVISIGASEPYDGPPPLATDLAAIDASPVRAFAEASEQLMIAEIEAAKRDGDTLGGVVEVVAHGLPVGLGSFTSGDSRLDSQLAAAVMGIQAIKGVEIGDGFETARRRGSVAHDEIYPGPDGVMRSTNRAGGLEGGMTNGLPVRVRAAMKPISTVPRALATVDMSTGEEAVAIHQRSDVCAVPAAGVVVETMVALVLARAALEKFGGDSLGETRANADTYLRAVAAREPTGAARASG; from the coding sequence GTGTTGCGATGGACGACTGCAGGCGAATCCCACGGCCGCGCGTTGGTGGCCATGGTCGAAGGCATGGTCGCCGGTGTCCAGGTGACCTCACAGGACATAGCGGGGGAGTTGGCGCGCAGGCGACTCGGCTACGGCCGGGGCGCGCGAATGAAGTTCGAGCAGGACCAGATCACCGTGCTGGCAGGCCTGCGTCACGGCCTGACTCTTGGCGGTCCCATCGCCATCGAGATCGGCAACACCGAATGGCCGAAATGGGAAACGGTGATGGCCGCCGATCCCGTCGATCCGGCCGTGCTGGCCGACAGCGCCGCCCGCAACGCCCCGCTGACCAGGCCGCGGCCCGGGCACGCCGACTACGCGGGCATGCTCAAATACGGCTTCGACGACGCTCGTCCGGTGCTGGAACGTGCCAGTGCCCGGGAGACGGCGGCCCGGGTGGCCGCAGGCTCCGTCGCTCGCGCGTTCCTCAAGCAGGCGTTCGGCGTCGAGATCGTCTCCCATGTGATCTCCATCGGAGCCTCCGAACCGTATGACGGGCCGCCGCCGCTGGCCACGGACCTGGCCGCGATCGATGCCAGCCCGGTGCGTGCCTTCGCCGAGGCGAGTGAACAGCTGATGATCGCCGAGATCGAGGCCGCCAAGCGCGATGGCGACACCCTCGGTGGGGTGGTCGAGGTGGTGGCTCACGGCCTGCCCGTGGGGCTGGGGTCGTTCACCAGTGGTGACAGCCGGCTCGACAGTCAGTTGGCCGCCGCGGTGATGGGCATTCAGGCCATCAAGGGTGTGGAGATCGGCGACGGCTTCGAGACCGCGCGCAGGCGCGGCAGCGTCGCGCACGACGAGATCTATCCCGGTCCCGACGGTGTCATGCGGTCGACCAACCGTGCCGGCGGACTCGAGGGCGGAATGACCAACGGGCTACCCGTCCGGGTACGCGCGGCGATGAAGCCGATCTCGACGGTGCCCCGGGCGTTGGCCACCGTGGACATGTCCACCGGGGAGGAAGCGGTGGCCATCCATCAGCGTTCGGACGTGTGTGCCGTTCCGGCCGCCGGCGTCGTGGTCGAAACGATGGTGGCGCTGGTGCTGGCGCGCGCCGCGCTGGAGAAGTTCGGCGGTGACTCGCTGGGTGAGACACGCGCCAACGCCGACACCTACCTGCGAGCGGTGGCCGCCCGCGAGCCCACCGGTGCCGCCCGGGCGTCGGGCTGA
- the nusB gene encoding transcription antitermination factor NusB, with translation MPDRKGDRGRHQARKRAVDLLFEAEARGMTPAEVATSRNALAHHESEMAQLNPYTVTVASGVTEHSAHVDDLISAHLQGWTLDRLPAVDRAILRVAVWELLHAEDVPEPVAVDEAVELAKQLSTDDSPGFVNGVLGQIMLVTPQIRAAADAVQGAREGSDGT, from the coding sequence ATGCCTGACCGTAAGGGCGACCGGGGACGTCACCAGGCCCGCAAGCGCGCCGTCGACCTGCTGTTCGAGGCCGAAGCGCGCGGGATGACCCCAGCCGAGGTGGCTACATCGCGAAATGCGTTGGCGCATCACGAATCCGAGATGGCTCAACTCAATCCCTACACGGTGACGGTGGCCAGCGGGGTCACCGAGCACTCGGCGCACGTCGACGATCTGATCTCGGCGCACCTGCAGGGTTGGACACTGGACCGGTTGCCCGCGGTCGACCGGGCCATCCTTCGTGTCGCCGTGTGGGAACTGCTGCATGCCGAGGACGTCCCCGAACCGGTTGCCGTCGACGAGGCCGTCGAACTGGCCAAGCAACTGTCGACAGACGACTCGCCTGGCTTCGTTAACGGCGTGCTCGGCCAGATCATGCTGGTGACGCCGCAGATCAGAGCCGCGGCCGACGCGGTGCAGGGTGCCCGCGAGGGCAGTGACGGCACGTAG
- a CDS encoding B-4DMT family transporter: protein MSKWLLRGLVFAALMVIVRLLQGAMINAWETKAGMISAVLVIAYGVVAFLWGFADGRSDARSNPDPDRRGDLAMTWLLAGLFAGVVSGAVAWFIGVFYDNLYVEGLINELTTFAAFTALLVFLCAIVGVALGRWLVDRKTPQQGRRREGDDDRADTDVFAAVRDDRGYDYSQQDVGTEPEQQTSTVAVADDETRPVEKRD from the coding sequence ATGAGTAAGTGGTTGCTGCGCGGACTGGTGTTCGCCGCCCTGATGGTGATCGTCCGATTGCTGCAGGGAGCGATGATCAACGCGTGGGAAACCAAGGCGGGAATGATCAGCGCGGTCCTGGTCATCGCCTACGGCGTGGTGGCCTTCCTGTGGGGTTTCGCCGACGGGCGCTCCGATGCGCGGTCCAACCCCGATCCGGACCGTCGCGGCGACCTGGCGATGACGTGGCTGCTGGCCGGTCTTTTCGCCGGTGTGGTCAGCGGTGCCGTGGCATGGTTCATCGGCGTGTTCTACGACAACCTGTACGTCGAGGGACTGATCAACGAGCTGACGACATTCGCGGCGTTCACCGCGCTGCTGGTGTTCCTCTGCGCCATCGTCGGCGTCGCGCTCGGCCGCTGGCTGGTCGACCGCAAGACTCCTCAGCAGGGACGGCGCCGCGAGGGCGACGACGACCGCGCCGACACCGACGTCTTCGCCGCGGTGCGCGACGACCGTGGCTACGACTACAGCCAGCAGGACGTGGGCACCGAGCCCGAACAGCAGACCTCAACGGTCGCGGTCGCCGACGACGAGACCAGGCCCGTCGAGAAGCGCGACTAG
- a CDS encoding A24 family peptidase → MGPVWQAVAVISAACWLIVLSVFDIRQRRLPNVLTLPGAGVVLGGAALTGHGGTAAVGAAAMFAAYALVHVVAPQAMGAGDVKLAIGLGALTGAFGPEVWLSAAMGASALTGLLGLIQLLRGDRSPLPHGPSMCLAAAASVATVVI, encoded by the coding sequence GTGGGGCCGGTCTGGCAGGCAGTTGCGGTCATCAGCGCGGCCTGTTGGCTGATTGTGTTGAGCGTCTTCGACATTCGGCAGCGGCGACTGCCGAATGTGCTCACCTTGCCCGGAGCGGGAGTGGTTCTCGGCGGCGCGGCGCTGACCGGCCATGGGGGGACCGCCGCGGTGGGTGCGGCGGCGATGTTCGCGGCGTACGCGTTGGTGCACGTCGTCGCGCCGCAGGCGATGGGTGCCGGCGACGTCAAACTCGCGATCGGCCTGGGTGCACTCACCGGTGCGTTCGGACCCGAGGTGTGGCTGTCGGCCGCGATGGGAGCGTCGGCGCTGACGGGCCTGCTGGGACTGATTCAGCTGCTCCGCGGTGACCGATCGCCGCTGCCGCACGGCCCGTCGATGTGCCTGGCCGCGGCGGCTTCGGTGGCGACGGTGGTCATCTAG
- a CDS encoding aldolase/citrate lyase family protein, protein MTVSPAVERIRRPHWSLARTWLLQPGLPAGADAFDAAVAGNADVVVLDVEDGLPDVQKPAGRQAVAEWLYTGGRAWVRISSVTTAAWRDDLDVLAGAPGLAGVMLAKAESADQVAATAARLPDGTPVVALIESALGIESALDIARAPACARIAFGIGDFRRDTGMSGEPAMLAYPRARLVIASRAAGLPAPIDGPTLRNRNAELPGDTVVAKSAGMTGRLCLDDSHAQTINDLLSPSPLEIDEARRTLARLDAPSAHYDGSAGPTRARAEAVLDLAAKLDVI, encoded by the coding sequence GTGACGGTTTCCCCGGCAGTGGAGCGCATCCGCAGGCCGCACTGGTCGTTGGCCCGCACCTGGCTGTTGCAGCCGGGGCTCCCGGCTGGCGCAGATGCCTTCGATGCCGCCGTCGCCGGCAATGCCGATGTGGTGGTGCTCGACGTCGAGGACGGACTGCCGGACGTCCAGAAGCCCGCGGGCAGACAAGCGGTGGCCGAGTGGCTGTACACCGGAGGCCGGGCGTGGGTCCGGATCAGCAGCGTGACCACCGCCGCGTGGCGTGACGACCTCGACGTGCTCGCCGGAGCACCCGGACTCGCGGGCGTGATGCTCGCCAAGGCTGAATCGGCCGACCAGGTCGCCGCGACCGCCGCTCGCCTGCCTGACGGCACCCCTGTGGTGGCGCTGATCGAATCCGCACTCGGCATCGAGTCGGCTCTCGACATCGCCCGTGCCCCCGCATGTGCGCGAATTGCTTTCGGGATCGGGGACTTTCGCCGCGATACCGGGATGTCCGGCGAGCCGGCGATGCTTGCGTATCCGCGTGCCCGGTTGGTGATCGCCAGCCGAGCCGCCGGACTGCCCGCACCCATCGACGGGCCGACGCTGCGCAATCGGAACGCTGAGTTGCCCGGCGATACCGTGGTCGCGAAGTCCGCAGGAATGACCGGACGGCTGTGCCTGGACGACTCGCACGCGCAGACCATCAACGATCTGCTGAGCCCGTCGCCCCTGGAGATCGACGAGGCGCGGCGCACGCTGGCGCGTCTCGACGCACCGTCGGCGCACTATGACGGCAGCGCCGGGCCGACTCGCGCCCGCGCAGAAGCTGTGCTGGATCTGGCAGCCAAACTCGACGTCATCTAG
- a CDS encoding shikimate kinase produces MSPKVVLIGLPGSGKSTIGRRLAKTLDLPLLDTDAAIEETTGRTIPDIFSNDGEAAFRRIEADVVCDALATHDGVLSLGGGAVTTAEVRDALAGRTVIYLEISAAEGVRRTGGATVRPLLAGKDRGERFKELMSERIPLYRQVATMRVNTNHRNPGAVVRYIVARLENPDGPKPERRRRRGSWRRAPLSLTTPPSTEAAPSPATVAARKTGGSACARKDVP; encoded by the coding sequence ATGAGTCCCAAAGTCGTCCTCATCGGGCTGCCCGGGTCGGGCAAGTCCACCATCGGTCGGCGGCTCGCCAAGACGCTGGACCTGCCGCTGCTGGACACCGACGCGGCGATCGAGGAGACGACCGGACGCACGATTCCCGACATCTTCTCCAACGACGGTGAGGCCGCGTTCCGGCGTATCGAGGCCGACGTGGTGTGTGATGCCCTGGCCACCCACGACGGCGTGCTGTCGCTCGGAGGTGGCGCGGTGACCACCGCGGAGGTGCGCGATGCACTGGCCGGGCGCACCGTCATCTACCTGGAGATCAGTGCCGCCGAAGGGGTTCGTCGTACCGGGGGAGCGACGGTGCGGCCGTTGCTGGCCGGCAAAGACCGCGGAGAACGCTTCAAAGAGCTGATGTCGGAACGGATTCCGCTCTACCGCCAAGTCGCCACCATGCGGGTGAACACCAACCACCGCAACCCGGGAGCGGTGGTGCGCTACATCGTTGCCCGTCTGGAGAACCCCGACGGCCCCAAACCGGAGCGTCGACGCCGGCGGGGATCCTGGCGCCGCGCCCCACTGTCGTTGACCACCCCGCCATCCACCGAGGCTGCGCCCAGCCCTGCCACGGTGGCGGCCAGGAAAACCGGTGGATCCGCTTGTGCACGAAAGGATGTGCCGTGA
- the aroB gene encoding 3-dehydroquinate synthase has product MTDPVTVNVLTDPPYPVIIGTGLLGDLARTLEGRHKVAILHQPVLVQTAEVIRDHLSDKGIDAHRIEIPDAEAGKELPVVGFIWEVLGRIGVGRRDAVVSLGGGAATDVSGFAAATWLRGIDIVHVPTTLLGMVDAAVGGKTGINTDAGKNLVGAFHQPAAVLIDLATLQTLPRNEIVAGMAEIVKAGFIADPVILDLIEADPELALDPAGTVLPELIRRAVAVKAEVVAADEKESQLREILNYGHTLAHAIERRERYQWRHGAAVSVGLVFAAELGRLAGRLDDDTAQRHRTILSSLGLPVTYDADALPQLLESMIGDKKTRAGILRFVVLDGLAKPGRLEGPDPSLLAAAYAEVARD; this is encoded by the coding sequence GTGACGGATCCCGTCACAGTCAACGTGCTCACCGATCCGCCGTACCCGGTGATCATCGGCACCGGCCTGCTCGGTGATCTGGCCCGCACCCTGGAGGGTCGGCACAAGGTCGCGATCCTGCACCAGCCAGTGCTGGTGCAGACGGCCGAGGTTATTCGGGATCATTTGTCGGACAAGGGAATCGATGCACACCGGATCGAGATTCCCGACGCTGAGGCCGGCAAGGAACTGCCCGTTGTCGGGTTCATCTGGGAGGTGCTCGGCCGTATCGGCGTCGGCCGCAGAGATGCGGTCGTCAGCTTGGGGGGCGGCGCCGCCACCGACGTCTCGGGCTTCGCCGCGGCGACATGGCTGCGCGGGATCGACATCGTGCACGTGCCGACGACCCTGCTCGGCATGGTCGACGCGGCGGTCGGCGGCAAGACCGGGATCAACACCGATGCGGGGAAGAACCTCGTCGGCGCGTTCCATCAGCCGGCAGCGGTACTGATCGACCTGGCCACGCTGCAAACGTTGCCCCGTAACGAGATCGTGGCGGGAATGGCGGAGATCGTGAAGGCCGGATTCATCGCCGATCCGGTGATCCTCGACTTGATCGAGGCCGATCCGGAACTCGCGCTCGATCCGGCCGGGACGGTGCTGCCCGAGCTGATCCGACGTGCGGTCGCCGTCAAGGCGGAGGTCGTCGCCGCGGACGAGAAAGAGTCGCAGCTGCGCGAGATCCTCAACTACGGACACACCCTGGCCCACGCCATCGAACGTCGGGAGCGCTACCAGTGGCGGCACGGAGCCGCGGTGTCGGTCGGACTGGTGTTCGCCGCCGAGTTGGGGCGACTGGCCGGACGCCTCGACGACGACACCGCACAACGGCACCGGACGATTCTGAGCTCACTGGGGCTGCCGGTCACCTACGACGCCGACGCGCTCCCGCAGTTACTCGAATCGATGATCGGCGACAAGAAGACCCGGGCCGGCATCCTGCGGTTCGTGGTGCTCGACGGCCTGGCCAAGCCGGGCCGGCTGGAGGGCCCCGACCCGTCGCTGCTCGCCGCCGCCTACGCCGAGGTCGCGCGAGACTAG